A stretch of the Arvicola amphibius chromosome 8, mArvAmp1.2, whole genome shotgun sequence genome encodes the following:
- the LOC119821828 gene encoding pregnancy-specific glycoprotein 22-like, whose product MEVSSVLLCNGCTSWQGLLLTASLLTCWHLLTAVQVRIESVPPQVVEGENVLLLVHRLPKSSVALVWSKSVESMDHGIGTYFLDKDLSIPGPFHSGRETVYSNGSLLLRNVTKKDTGFYILRILNRHVIIVSTTTVYLHVHTIFWTCGRHATSPQPTVESVPPCITEGGSVLLLVHNPPENIKALAWFKWMTASKKLEVARYIPGRKATVWGPAYSGRETLHSDGSLLLHGVTQKDPGLYTLAILRTDLKSEEAQIKLQVHTPHSQFCNPFASSQLMIQPVPRYAAEGEGVFLQVYNLPEDLKAFYWHKSKYRNPFFKVVEYRRATNSIIWGPALRRRDTVYNNGSLMLQDLTEKDAGLYTLAVLNKDSKIVKAYVEFYVKKPVTQPFVQITDTTVTGGTSVIFTCVSPDTDVSIRWIFNNQSMHHLGRMTLSPTKCGLRIDPVRSEDAGEYKCEVSNQVSMKTSLPVSWPR is encoded by the exons ATGGAGGTGTCTTCTGTTCTTCTCTGCAATGGGTGTACCTCATGGCAGGGTCTTCTGCTCACAG CCTCCCTTTTAACATGCTGGCACCTGCTCACAGCCGTCCAGGTCAGAATTGAATCTGTCCCACCCCAAGTGGTTGAAGGAGAAAACGTCCTTCTTCTTGTCCACCGTCTGCCAAAGAGTTCTGTAGCTTTAGTCTGGTCCAAAAGCGTGGAAAGTATGGACCATGGAATTGGAACATATTTCCTGGACAAAGATTTAAGTATACCAGGGCCTTTTCACAGTGGTAGAGAAACAGTGTACAGCAATGGATCCCTGCTGCTGAGAAATGTCACCAAGAAGGATACAGGATTCTATATCCTACGAATCTTAAATAGACATGTAATTATTGTGTCAACAACAACCGTGTACCTTCACGTCCACA cCATCTTTTGGACTTGTGGGCGCCATGCCACCTCTCCCCAACCCACCGTTGAATCAGTGCCACCTTGCATTACTGAAGGGGGAAGTGTTCTTCTACTCGTTCACAATCCACCAGAGAATATTAAAGCCCTTGCCTGGTTCAAATGGATGACTGCGTCCAAGAAACTTGAGGTTGCCCGATATATACCAGGCAGGAAAGCAACTGTGTGGGGGCCTGCATACAGCGGCAGAGAGACGTTGCACAGTGATGGATCCCTGCTACTCCATGGTGTCACTCAAAAAGACCCTGGACTGTACACTCTAGCTATTCTGAGAACAGATTTGAAAAGTGAGGAAGCACAGATAAAACTCCAGGTCCACA ctccccattCTCAGTTCTGTAATCCTTTCGCTTCTTCCCAACTCATGATCCAACCAGTGCCTCGCTATGCAGCTGAAGGGGAAGGCGTATTTCTCCAAGTTTATaatcttccagaagatctgaaagCCTTTTACTGGCATAAATCAAAGTATAGGAACCCGTTCTTTAAAGTTGTAGAATACAGGAGAGCCACGAATTCCATCATCTGGGGGCCTGCACTCAGAAGAAGAGATACAGTGTACAATAATGGATCCCTGATGCTCCAGGATCTAACTGAGAAAGATGCAGGACTCTACACGCTAGCAGTTTTAAACAAAGATTCCAAAATTGTAAAAGCATACGTGGAATTTTATGTAAAGA AGCCTGTGACACAGCCCTTTGTGCAAATCACTGACACCACAGTCACAGGAGGTACATCTGTGATCTTCACCTGCGTTTCACCCGACACTGATGTCTCCATCCGTTGGATCTTCAATAACCAGAGTATGCATCACCTAGGAAGGATGACTCTGTCCCCAACAAAGTGTGGACTCAGAATAGATCCTGTCAGGAGTGAGGATGCTGGAGAATACAAGTGTGAGGTCTCCAACCAAGTCAGTATGAAGACCAGTCTCCCAGTCTCTTGGCCACGATAA